AGGGCTTCCCAAATTGAAATATTcagagaaaatgaggaaagatGGCCCATTCAGTCTCCTTTGCCAACTGGGGTGCAGACTGAGCTGGGGAAGGGAAATGGTGGTAGAACCCAGCAATGCAATGTTATGCTAACATTCTTCACACGGCAGCTTAGAGAAGCTGAGGAAGATTAGGAAAAGACTTGGATGAAAAACAGGCTACAATCCCTCACTCAGAATATTTATTAGTCAGGAAAAAGGACCCAGGCTGCatcccaccccacctttcccAAGCTACCTCCCTGAATCAGTGAACAGGATTCAAACGAATGAGATGTCTCAAATAAGCCAAAATGTATCTGGGGAAGAACCGTAATTCATTTCCTAGACCTGACactataattatatacatttgCCAGGGAGATAGGGGGGCCAGTGAGGGTGGTGGATGGACTAGATGAGGGGAAACAGGATGGACCCTTCTTTGCCACAGTGTGGGCTCAGAGAAGGGTTGGAATAAAGAGGTATTTAAAATAGAGAGATgagaggagaggcagggggtAAAGGAAGGTCAAGGGCTGAGTTCACCCAGATCACATAGCATTATAGAAAGAACAGGGCAGCTACTTGAGTTCTCAGGCTGGTACAGGGAGTTGAGGACTCTGTACCTGGAGAGAGGAGAATCCCAGGGATTCTATTTCAACCTACTGTGAAAGAGTAGCATTTTTAGATGCAAAAGCCCCCCCACTTACTTTCCCTTCAGGGAATTCAGAACAGTCTGAAGGCAAGAGGGTGTGGTGACAGACCTAAACCCCCAGCCCAGGCTAAGTTTCTCCCCATTCATTCCCACAGGTGCTGCCCAAGAGAACTATAGAAATATAGAGTCCTAGGACTCTGTCCCTGCTCCCCAGGTCCAAGCCAGGGAGTAGAGACAAGGCACGAAGGCCCTGGGTACAAAACTGAACTCAGTGTGGCCCTGTATAACATGATTTTGGGAGAGGAAAGAAGGTGCATGCCCCAAAAGGGACGCCTTCCTTCACCTGGTAGGTAGCTGGGCCTTTGCTAGCAGCAGAAACCACAATGGAAAGGGTTCACAGAAATGATCTGCAGAACAGGCCTTATTCCTAGAAGGACAGAGAAAAAGCCTCAGCTGGTATGGCACAATCTTGGGTGGGATGACAGATGGCAGTGGGCAGACCACTCCTGTAGACGACACTCCTGCCTCAGCTCCCAGTGGTGCTGCTGACTCCAGACGTTCCCCCACGGCTGGGAATCAGGGAAGAAAGCATGTTGTGTTTCACATGATCAGACACTGTTCGCCATTGGCACCTGGTGGGCCCGAGAGATTGAGGGCATCCAGGTCAAAGTTGAGGCCAGGAGGCTGGGGAAGAGATGAAGGGACTCAGATAACTCCTCCTATTTCAGAAAGTTAGAGCTTTTGAAGGTCCATCCCCAGCAGCCACAATCATCACCTTAGGTGGAATCACTAAAGGTTACAAAATActggaaactggggctcagattAAAGTATATGAGAAGGTATACTCACCATCTCCCCAGCAAGCTCTTTTGGAGGATGGCCCAAATCCTGCagctggaaaagaaggaaagaggaacaagAGATAAGACCATGCTATGTGGCCTCTCCTGTGCTCCCTCCTCCACCTTGGCTGGGCAGGGAGGCATCCTTCCAGGACACCTCCTCCACTGAACACGCAAGCAGACAGCAGCAGCGGGCAGACGGCAAGAGGAGGTCTTACCTGCTGCATGAGATCCAGCACCACCTCAAAGCGAGCCTTTTGAGTGCCCTCACTATCTGTGGGGGTTTCTGCCTCAAACTGCTCACATATTTTGCCCATGACACTGTGTTGTTCCTGATATTTTTCAAACTGCTCTGGAGGTAGAGATTCTCGGTGAGTCTGCAACCATTCTGGATACTAAGCAAAGAGAGAATGGGTGGGGAGGAAGTAAGTGAACAGTGAATAAGTAAGGGCAATAAAATATGAGGAAGAATAAAACATGAAGGGGACAGGAACATAGGAGAAGGAAAAGCTAAATAAGCGAGTTCAGCATGAGAAGTAGCACTGACTTCAATCAGATCACCTGGCTATGCTAGCATTTACGGTCACCAGAGgacagcaaactttttctgtgaagagccagatagtaaatatttgaggctttAAGGGCCACATATGATCTCTGTCAcatattccttcttttttgtttgttttaacaaccTTTAAAAATCTCTTCAGTGACACTATAAGCTCTGTGATGGCAGAGACCATCATTTAAACTACTCTTAAAATTGTGCACAGCATAAAGCCAGTAAATCCTCAGTGAAACCTTATTGGAGAAATGAATGAAGTTGGAAATGCAAGAAAGGTTGATCAGACAACAACTGAGACTTACACCAATTTACAGAAAACTAGAGCTGACGGATTTCCCCTTCTACCTTAAACATCCTCAGTATGGTAGCTTTATTCTCTTGGAGATACAACTCCTCCCTAACTCTCCCCCtccaaataaataaaggagaaaaaaatagatgaaccTGTACACTTGAGTTACTCTATCTCTGCAGGCTCTAAATAGACAAAGCAGCTCACAGGAGTTGATACAATGGGGAACAAAGAGGAAAAGCATAAACAGAAGTTCACAAACCTTTTCTGTGATCTCCTTCAGTGACGGGTACAGCACATCCTTGGACAGGAGGTTCTGCATGATACTCTGCATGATGGGGAGGATGGTCCCTTCCCCGTCTCCTTCGTCCATGCCCAGCCCTTCCATGGCCTTGGTCAGCTCCTCTTCTGACATGCCAGAGTTCTAGAAAGGACAGGAGGGAGGTGAGCAAGTATACTACCTTCTTGGGATGCTCACCAACCTTTCAGGTGGGAAAGAACTATTTAAACTTGCCTGTAGCAAAGTAGTCAGGCAGGGACAGACTTGAGATGATACCCAAGAGAGTCTGCCTTTTGAGACTCTGCTTGGTGAAGTGTCTGGGAGTGGGCCCCTTGTGTTTCCCTATCTCTTCCCCCTCACCTGAAGGTCAGTGGCATTCTTGGCTAGTCCACTTAATGTCTCCTTTAGGCAAGAAGTGAATTCTTGTTGGGAAGTCGCATCACTGCCTAGGAGAGATGAAAAGAGCCAAGGTCATTTAGGATTTTAACCGTTTGCTTGCCTAGACTGACCTGGTTACCGGCTTGGATATGGAGCGTTTATTAGTGAATCAGTAGCACTCCAAATCTTTGAATATTCTATGGTTATCTTCatagttattttcacaaatcTACATGGACCGTGTGTCCGTTTGTTCTCCACAATGATACCCACGTTAACACTGTGACCTTTAAAATGGTcactttttaataatcttttctgTTACTTTCCAACTTATCTCACGCCTTTCATTAAACAGGGTCTCATGcctcctcccatctcctcccccatcccatgGCAGTGGTATCATAATTGCTGTCAACTTTACAAAGTTTGGTGTTCTCAATCAACAATGACCTAAGAGGTTTGTTCAGACATTTCCAGTTGTCTGGGGCCCCCTCCTCACCtactctcccagcagcctctgaGAGCTTTTGGAACTGCTCTACCAGGTGGGGCTCTTCCTCAGCCAACTCCTTCATTGCTTTCTCAAACTCTGCAGTGGCTTGGGAAGCCAGCTCGCTGTCAAACAGTTCCTGGAAAAACTTCTCTTGGGAGGCGAAGAGGGCATCCTGCAGGGGAGAACGGGGCCTAAGTGCATCTCTTACTTGGCACCCCACTGCACATGGCCTCTGACAGAAGTCACAGGCAGTGGCTCTGGGAAATGCAGTGCTTCCCTCCTACCCACCTCCACTGGACATTCTGACTACCTCTCTTACTGAGAGCAGCAAAAAGGCATCTGGCCACTGAGGGAACGGTATGGAGTGTCATTCCCAATCCAACCATTTAAATCTGCTCTTTTCTTAAAGAACTTCCTTGAGATCCCTCTACTCAATCTCAAGTCCCTGTTTCACAAGGACTGAGGCCTGCAAGAGCACTCAGCAATGTGAGGCCAAGGCACCTCCCCCAACTCCCCTCTGGCCCACAGGGGCCTGCCCAACCTCTGCTCAGAGCTGCATGCCCATTCCCCCCCCCCATCCCTTAAGTGGGTGGAATTTATACTTTGGCAGTATCTCCCGGCGATCTCTTCTGCGACCCCGAAGCATCAGGGGCTGTGGTGGTAGGAGggggtgctggagagggtttggccTTATCGAAATCATCAAGAGCACCTTCAGAAACAAGAAACACGGCGCGTATTTGGGGATGGATGAGGATGCAAGGCTGGGGGGTTTCTGGGCAAAGCATTAAGAGAACAATCTTTCAAACTGTCAACTTTCctaaaattttctcctttttttgagTCTCCCTCTCCTGACCCACCCCTCAATAAGCCTCCCACTTCCCTCCCCATTACCTAATTTATTGTGATCAAAGGGGAAGAAATCTCTTAAGGTGGAACAAGCATCTCTCTCAGAGCTGGGAGAAGAGAGTTAAAACTTCTGCAGAGACATCTCCATCTATACAGTGCCTTCCCTGCCATTCTTTAATGACTCCTAGAAATCCCATACAGATATCCAAGGGGAGCAGAGAACACAGATGTCCTTAACCCCCTGAACTCATTCTGGAGCCCTAAAGGGAATAATCTTTGGCAAGAGAGCTGAAGCCACAAGATGTTTCACCCAGCTTCCCATGGCTCCTGGTACTAGTACGAACTGAGAGACTCCATATTACACTCCACGGGAGGGCACTGAACTCTCGTATCTTCCAGATCCACTCTCCCTCCCCAAAGCTCTTAGAGCTCCCTCTGGCCTCCTCTCCGCAGACTCACACAGTCACTTAGCACTTCTCACGATTTCTGTTCATCTTTCTGCCTGCCCACTCTGTCTGTGACTGAGCAAGAGACAAAAAATATTCACCTCTTCCCTGAAAAGCCTGTGTCCTCACCACCATTCTGCTTGCCAGACTCTAAGTGTAAGGGGAGGGCAGCGGCCCCACTCTGGGCAAGAAACAGGGCTAAGGAGGAAAAGTACAGCCACCCTCTTTTAAGAGGGTGAACTGTCTTCCCCAGAGGCCGTCTCAccctgtttttcaaaataatgggAAGGCAGTGTGTTTGAGCTCTGACATGATGAAAGAACTGGAAAGGGGCCTGGTGAGAGAAAGGTGAAAAGGACTGGGAGAAGAAAAGGCGTGTCTTCCGTGTTAAGGAGAACGGGACAGTGCACAGAAGGACGCACTTCGGGCTCGCTAAGAGGTAATGGAAGCAATCCGTGGATGTCCGGTTCGCGGCCCACCGAGGACCGAAGGGGAAAAAGTCAGACTTTAAGAACTTACTAAAGTAAGGGGAGTTTGGAGCGGGATCGTGAAACATCGTCCTCTGGGTTAGTTTCCCCTCCGGCAAGGAGATCAACGGTCTGGGCCGCTCAGGGACCCAAAGCGAGCTCCTCAGCTCCCGCCGCGGAGGAAGGAGAGGGTGACCCAGAGACTATCTCGGGGGTCGCAGACTCTCCGCCGCCGACCAACCTTTGGAGAACCTCTCCTGCTCCGCCCCAAATACCTCAGGTTCACCTAACCCCCTGAAGGGATCCTTACACCCGCCCCCTTCGGGCCTTTCCCATTACGGGCTCTTACTTTCCAGCAGCTCTTCCAATTCCCGGTCGGCTTCAGCCCCAACACCACCTTCCTCCTCAGCCGCGGCCATCTTGCCACCTCCGCCGTGCCGTAGGAGGCAGGACTCCGCGCCCCACCCCCCGCGCCCGCCCCCTCTGCCTCGTGCAACCAATGGCATTGTTGGCCCGTGCCGGGCCGCCATTTTTAAAGGGACAGGAAGCttcgatttttttttctttttctttttttcttcctctctttctctaggAACGTAGAACCAACAGAGGGGAATTCACTGTTACCTTCTGCCAGGTTTCTTACTGGCTTGGCCTCCTTTCTTTGAACTGCCCGCATTACCTGGCTTATTATTTCTTCCTGAACTGTGGGTAGGCCAAATTGGGACAAACTGCCTACTACGAACAGCCAGAAGCTGTGCATGTGTAATAAATAACGACAGTTAACGGCACACCCAACATGCTAGTTTCCTCTCACTTCCCTCAGTATTTTACTCAAACGTCATCTTCTCTGAAATGCCTTATTCGGCCTCACTAAATAAAATTGCAACCCCTccgacacacacatatacacttccTAtccacttttcctctttttctcaacTCTTACCACTATctgacatactatatattttacttatttatcgtTATTATATCCTCTCAAGCCCCTTGGAATTTAAGCACCGTGACAGCAAGGATTTTCATCTGTCgtgttcactgctgcatccccagcTCCTAGGCTAGGGACTAAAACTTGGGCACTCATTGGCTGCTCTTTGCTTTCCCAGGCCCTAATGAGGCATGTTTCTCTGCAGAATCTAGTGGCTGTCTCTGATTTCCCTGCATCCCATTAAAACTGTCAACAGTGCCAAGAATTTAGAACTCAATGTTAGTTAATTAAATCAGGCAGAAAAAGCGACTCTTGGACCTTGGACTAAGCAAGGAGGCAATTGGAATGTAGTGGTAATAGACCTGTCTTCCCTGATCTATCTCCTTTTCTCTACGCAGAACTCAATCGAGTGTAGTTGGAGGAGGCTCAGATAAAGACAACTCCAGAcatcccttccctcctctggAATTGTTCTATTCAGATCTGTGAGAATGCATCAACTGCCTGAGACAAACCTATCTCAGCACTTGGAAGGCATCTGCTGTTGTTTAATATCCTATGCTGGGCACAgtggagggcagagagagaaatcAGAACCAGCCCTTGCTGTTAACGTAGTTGACTGGGGATTAGGCGGGAGGTAGGATTAGACATACACACAGTAAGTATGGCACAAGGTTAAGTGTCTTATAAGAAGTAAGGATAAAGTACCATAAAGTTTAAAAGGGAGAAATCACATCTAAATGAAAAAAGTTACTTCATGACTTTCAGCCTTAGCTTCCTAAACACACACTTGAGTACTTGTGTCGAGCACCAGTTTAGGTACTTACTCTTTCCTTGACACATAGGGCACAGACTTTTAAAATCATACCTGTGCAAAACCTACTGTGTTCTTCCAGGCACAAGTACTGTGACTTGGGAGAAAACATTCtggagtcagaagacctaaattccAGTCCGAACTCTGTCATTAAATTGTTTTGTTCAAAACCCTTCACCACTCTAGGACTCATATTACAAATATGTAACATTAAATTTGGGACTCTAAGGTCATTTTCACTTCTAAACTTCTATAATCTAATCCTTCCCTGATTAATCTCTTTCTCCCAAACACCTGTAACATCTATTCCAGGTTAACTTTCTCATTCAACTCCAAACTGCTTACATGTGTTATCTCTAATATGACTATATCAAGCACACGTTACAGGTATTTATATTGGCTTTACATTAATATGGTAATATAAGTATGTTAATAAGGAAAACATCAGATGGTAAATAAGAGAATTAAGATGGAGTCGAAAATAAGCATGATTCTTCCTTTGCACTATTTCTTAAACTTGCTTTATTATTGATAAGCCTAACACCTCATCTCAGTATTTActcacctcccacctttcatGTATAGTGAACACTGTTGCACAACAGTATTTTACAGCATTTTCTTTATATCACTCTCTCAAGTAAGGACTTAATGGTTCTCTACTGTTTATTAACCAACTTCAAATTCTTGCCTGGTATTTAATTATTCCACATGTATCCATTTTGTTTCCCCAATTACATAAACTTCATGAGGATTGTCCACTTTTTTCATATCCCTCAGTTCAGAATGTTTATGTTGGTatgcaaaattaattttataatttattttaaacttacaaaaaatttttgccattttgccAAAATTTTTCATCAACTTGCCTATGGTTACAGAAAGAAAGTTTATAACTTGAGAAAGTGTTATGAAAATAGTGTGCAAATTTTTGAGAGGGCAGGCTTCATTTGGGGATTCTGTTTAAGAAAGTATCTTTTAAAGCTAAAAAGATACAAAGCCCTGCCCTCTTTGACAGCAGGAATTACACTTATAGTTTATCCTCAGATTCACTTTCCACACCTGTCCAATGTATGTTCAagttgttcactgcagcactgtttataatatcCAAAGACTGGAAATAACTCACATATCCATGAATAACAAGGCAACTTAAAATCATTAGTGTGCTTCCATTTAGGTATAACATGGGGATAGGGAAGAACATATTCATATCTGCTTGTTTATACATCAAAAAATCTCTGGCAGGATATAAGGAAGCTAACAACGGCAGTTACCTGTTTTGGGGAAGGCGACAGGAACTGGGTGGCTGACGaaaagggtgggaggaagatgttACAGAACAGCTTTTTACATTTACTGATTTCTGAACTATATAAATGTATTGTTTATTGaaaacatgaatttaaaatgaaaaaaagtatatattttaatcaaagGCACAGTACATCCCTCTACGGAATTAATCTTAGTACATGACAAGCAAAATTCTGTATTGCCATTGTAATTGCTGTACTATATACAATGTATTACTAATTAACCACATATATATCATGTAAAACATCTAGAACAGTACCAAGTACATggcaggtgctcaatgaatacaCTCTATAACTAGCAATAGATGGAAGGTTGCAGTCAATAATGGAATAGGGGAACTACTTGCTTTCTACCATTCTCACAGCACTTCACTATATCCTATGAAaaatatgtactttaaaaaacaaataggtatttattacctttgtaattaaaaataattattgaaggaAAGGTATCTGCTTTGATGGGGCAGCTACACGGAGTAAGTAGAAACATGAGAGTGTCCAGGAAACAAATGGCAAGCCACAAAACTCTCGTagaaatttactttatttagtgTGAGAAACAAAATACAAGAACAATCTAAGTAAAGGACAAGTCAACAAAAAGTGATGTGCATTTCTGGAAAATCAAATAGTGTCTTCTCAGACTTTAAGTTTCTGGCCACACAGAGGATATCTGCCTAGGAGTTTCAATGCCCAAGGAAAATGGGGATGGCTAACAGCTTGTTATGACTGAGTAAAAGATGCTATCCTATTTATTACATCTCATTCCTTTCTAACAAAAAGTACACAAAGGTGGTGGGCAGGGAAGGAATAAATATGGAAGGAATTTATTTCACAAATGTTCATCACAAATATTCTTTGAAAGATCTAAGCTGGGAAGGCAAGGCAAATCGTGACCACAACTGTAGTTACCTTGAGATGAGAGGtcctcagaggcaaaaaaaaaaaaaaaaaagtcaggtttaGACATTTTGATTAGccatagaagaagagaaaaggacatGAGGTTTTAGGGTAGAGAGAGCTAGACATCAATAATATGAAGGGTAGCTGAGGAAGAAGGAGTTAGAAGGATATAAAGACTAACTGTCTGCGGGAAAACATGGTGCTTAACCCTACACACATGAAGCAGGCCTTAGCGAAACTGCAGAGGGCTGATCCTTAAACCAATCACATCTTTGCCAATCTCTGTCACCTatggaagaagaaatagaaaaaagttagGGATTTGTGAGGGTGAGAAGCCTAGAAAGCCTACTCCCTCCACACCTCAGTGAGCACAGTAGAGTGCTTTGTTATTGCTACTGCCTGGAAGGAACAGTGGGAAGTTCTACCCTTCTCCAGGGTCACTGCCTCAAGGTGTGAGGGGGAAATACAGGAGACAAAAAGGACCAACATGCTAGTTGGTCCTTCCCTCAAGACAGAATTCTAGATGTATTTCTCAAGGACAGTACTTACTGTAGTGACCCTGCAGATCTGACCCTTGAACTCAGGCGAATAGCAGGCCCCACTGAGTGGACATTTCTCCACTGGCTTTCCACGGTAGATGGGCCGATAAGATGCAGCACAGATGTCAAAAGGGTTGTGCATGTCATAATTGAGCTGGTAGGCATCTGTGGGGTTCTTCTCACAGGCAGACAGGATTTTGCGGGTCTAAAAGAgtgaaggaatattttatttaagaggACTGAAAGCTGCACACCACCACTCAAATGATCTCACCACCATGGATTAGTAGTTTCTTTGATGTAGATGCAATCGTACTGGATGAATACAGAATACGTCCTCTGTACAGGTCATATGTGAAGGGGTGACAGTTGCCATTCCTGTTGTCTCAGGCTTTCTCCTTCTCTGTCCCAAAGTGGCTCCATGGATCTAGACCCACACTCCTCCACTAAGTCTGAGGATTCTCAGGGTTAGCCCTGAGAGGGTTAAAACTGGCTTTCACTGCATAAATGGAAAGCTTTTGGAAAACACAAGTAATGGGACATGTATATGGAGGctagtggtggtggtgaggggaaATCTAGAACTTGAGGACAGCACTGGGTTGATTTTCAGGTACAGAGGGCCTGTTCCATATTGCAGGTCACACTCTCACAGTGGTGCCATGCCTGAGTAAGATATTAGTTCAGTTTCCGGGAACAAAAGGAGGTCCCCATGCCAGTAAGTAGACGATGGTATTTTGCTGGCTCTTTTTGTTGAATGCTGTTATACAGCACCTTGTTTCAGAGACAAGGACCTTGGTCTTCGACTCCCTCCACGTAACAGCAGATCTAGTTCCCCTACGCTCACTAAAGGAGTTCCCATATACCTGTTGAGCCACCTCCGGCTTGGGCCCGAGTTCCAACAGGCGCCGAGCAAAGGTGGCAGCAGTCTTAAAGTTCTTGAGCTTGAAGAAGAGGTTGAGGGCTGTACGTAGCACCAGGATCATGTGCACTGGCTGCAGGTTTGAGTGGGTGAAATAGGCTGCCATCTGGTGGACAGAAGGAGGAACACATGCCATGCTGATGCTAAAGCTGGGATAGGTCATTTATAAGGGGTCACATATGCATTAGAAACACAGcaaaacaaccaaataaaaacagGACTGGCTATAAAGCAGAGAAATTTTCTGCCTCCTAGTTATGGAGGACTTATGAGATGAGGAAGACGGGTGGAGAAATATATCCTTTCCTCACAGAAATGGGCCCAAATTTCTCTTACTCCCCATACTGAGACCTAAAGAATTCAGACCTAATAGTGGGTAAAAGGGAAGACGCCTCTGTACTGCTTAGAGGCCCAGAGGTCTTACCTCACAGATGCGCTTCTGCTGTTCTAGAGACTCTTTGGGCAGCTTCTTCCTTTCTATCTCCATGGACAAACCCACAATGTACTCACGGCAAATGGTGATGAGCTGCTGAGCCTGGAGAGGGGGCAAAAGAAGGTCATGGTAGAGAAGCAAGAAGGTGGGGGTGCCCAGCACTATGACAAGTATGACTATGACACTGTGACTGCTCTTACCTCTGCAGTCTCCTGTTTATTGTCCACAACAAGAAGTGGCACACTGAGTAAAATGGAACGGAATTTTTCCACAGCCTCCTCAAACTTGCCCACTGTGGTGAGCTGGTAGCACAGTTGCAACCGTTGGATGAGGTCATTAAGCTTCAGGCCCACAGCTGGTACACCATTCTTCAGCCCTGCATCCTtcctgaaagagaaagaagacaggaTGATCAGGAGCCCACTAGGACTTAACCTTTTCTTCTGGCAACATGATCACAACACCCTACTGTGAAAAAAGCTAGGGAAATGGATGCAGCAGGTGTAAACCAAACCTGACAGAGTGCCAAGCCAAAGATCTTTTCCTACTAGGAAACCTCAGCTCTGGGACAATTCTGACTGTCTCTGAGGTTACCATCTGAAATATCTACCCTAAGTTGGAACAGAGAGAAGCCAGGAGCAAGGGGCCTTACCAATTGCGATTAGGGAAGCCATacatggagggcaggcagggcagaGCCTGATAGGTGGTACGGCCTCGGGCATAGGTCTGCAGGAACAGTTGCTTGTAGGGGCCAAACTGGGTTACCCCTACTTGGTCATGAAGGAGCTGGAATacaagaggaaagaaacataAGATTTGGGCTCTGCTACTTAAAAACTAGTTGACAGTGGGCAaggtacttaacttctctgtacttgtttccttatcagtaaattatatttaattatgggATCTACCTCATTTAATAATACCCATAAAGCATTTatgatagtgcctggcacacagtcaaCACTGAATGTTAGTGGCTGTTGCAGTTgtggttgttattgttattgctaCTATAGCACATGGCTTAGTGTTCAAAAAATACACCTGTTCATTAAGGGGTGCTGACTTCATTGATGTGAGCCAGAAAGCACGCTATAAATGGGTGGAAGATGGCTGGAAGAATCCACCTTATGAGATTACTAAGCCAGATTGAAAGCACGTAAGAGGAAGGCCTTTTGAGGCAAGTTTCCTTAGGCAAGACCAAAGACTTCCATGTTAAATATACACCTCTGCCCTTGTGGGTAtaataatttccatttggttaagATGAATCAATCATCCCCCTGGGACCCTAGGCAAGGCACACTCAACAAAAGCCAAGGTAGCTTTAAGACTTACCCGCATGGCTGTTTCAAAAGAGCCTGCCAGGATGTGATCAACTGGAAGCTGAGAGTTATTGCACCAGATctaacaagaaacagaaaacccaaGACAAGTGAAATTTTGCTCTTTCTCTTCCCAACAATCTTACCCTGTATCTGTAATAGAAGAGTGTTGATATTCTTTACACATTAATCAAGTATAGCCAGCTCAGAAACACTTATCCCTACAGGACTGTTTCCCTGCTTACCTGAGTTGGGCTGGTTCCCTTAGTGGGGGGCACAAAGAACCCATCCTCAGCCCCACCAGCTACACCAGGGGGTATATCCTAGGGGAAAAACAAAGAGTGAGTCATTTTTTAAGCCATTCAAGCAATTTGCCCTGATAAATCTAAACACAACTCTACCTTATTCCCAGCCTCtgttggggaggaggggtggttGTTGTGGAAGATGACTCTCAAAATAGAAGAAGCTTCCCCAGTAACAAAACGATACACCAAAAGCTCCAATCAGGCAAAAAAGCTTTCTGCCTTTTCATAAGATGGCACTGGCACAACCCTAGTTAatcttattcttctttctttcaaatgGGAGATAAGCATCAGACTAGGAGGATCCAGACCCCCTCCTGTTCAGGGACCTCAGGACAGGTGTTGGGGGGGTGATAAGGCCACCGGCCTCCAcagggagaaatggagagagcCTTACGAGGGTGAAAATTCCACATACCAGCTCAGGAGGGAGCTCCAGATCTTCTTCCACATCCCAGCCACCTCCTTCTTCCTGTCCCTTGCCAAGAGCATCATCCCCCAAACCTTCTGTAGCCTCCACAAACCCATCTGTAAGGAAAATCCAGGCTCAACAGAGATTCTCAAAGTGACACAATTTtagccaaaggaaagaaagacactAGGATCTTTGTTGGTCCTATGGTCCAGCACCCTGCAGAACTGCCCCACAACCCAGTCCCACTCCAGGGAGCCCATCTGCCCAGAACACTCCTAGAAGAACATTCATACCTTCGTCCAGCTGCAGCTCTgcatcctct
Above is a window of Balaenoptera acutorostrata chromosome 1, mBalAcu1.1, whole genome shotgun sequence DNA encoding:
- the PEX19 gene encoding peroxisomal biogenesis factor 19 produces the protein MAAAEEEGGVGAEADRELEELLESALDDFDKAKPSPAPPPTTTAPDASGSQKRSPGDTAKDALFASQEKFFQELFDSELASQATAEFEKAMKELAEEEPHLVEQFQKLSEAAGRVGSDATSQQEFTSCLKETLSGLAKNATDLQNSGMSEEELTKAMEGLGMDEGDGEGTILPIMQSIMQNLLSKDVLYPSLKEITEKYPEWLQTHRESLPPEQFEKYQEQHSVMGKICEQFEAETPTDSEGTQKARFEVVLDLMQQLQDLGHPPKELAGEMPPGLNFDLDALNLSGPPGANGEQCLIM